The Bacillota bacterium genomic interval AGCCGGCGCATCGAATTGGTGAACCGGTACCTGCGGGGATGGCTCGGATACTTCCGCATAGCCGACGCCAAAGGCCATCTGGAACGCATTACCGGCTGGCTCCGGAGGCGTCTGCGCATGTGTCTGTGGAAGCAGTGGAAGCGATGTGGCACCAGACTCCGCCACTTGCGGACCCTGGGGATTGCGGAAAACGAGGCCTGGAAGCTGGCTCGTTCTCGCAAAGGCTACTGGGCCCTATCCAACACGCCGCAACTAAATAGGCCTTGGACAACCAATACTGGCTGAACCAAGGCCTGATCGACTTGGTACCTACGTATCTTGCGAGCCGTTAGAGCTTACGCGAACCGCGCAGTACGGGACCGTACGCTGCGTGGTGTGAGAGGACGGCGGGGCGACCCCGCCTCCTACTCGATTGCTATCGCTAGTCTCTTAGCCGCACTTGGAATAACCGCATTGATGACAGGTGGAACATCCTTCCACGAACCGTAATGGTCCACCGCAGTCGGGACATTCCCCAACGGGCGCCGCCAGGTCAACGGCGGTGTGAATCTTGGTCGGCTCCTGTCCCGTGTTGCGCCAATGCAAGTACTGCTCCAAAGCAATGGCAATTCCATCGGGCCCAGACAGTACCATTCCTCCGTTAAACCAGACAGGAGTAGAGGAGCGGATGCCCCGCAGTTGTTTGATCAACTCCTCCGGTGGAATTCCGGCTCTCAAGCCAATGGAAATCAACCGCGCTATCGCCTCGTTGTTGGCAGCGGCATCACCACCGGATTTTCCCGTTTGGGCGAAAACTTCGCAGAGACCATACTCGTCCTCATTAATGGTGACGTACATATTTCCATGGGCCGTGGGAATACGGAGGGTTCGCCCCCATGTCGTTGCCGGACGGGGTCTGACTGTGGCCGTTGGCACACCCGGGGAATCCGCGGAGTCTGCCTGTGGCTCCGGAGCCTTGACGGTGAGCACCTGTCCCGACCGACTTCCATCCCGATAGACGGTGATGCCCTTGCAGTGCAGGTGATAGGCCTGCCAGTAGACTTTGGCCACGTCTTCGACGGTGGCACTGTTGGGCAGATTCACAGTCTTTGACACCGCGTTGTCAGTGTATTTCTGGAAGGCCGCCTGCATCCGCACATGGTATTCCGGGGAGATGTCGTGGGCAGTGACAAAGACCCGACGGACGTCCTCGGGAATCTCCTCGATGTGGGCTAGGCTTCCTTCCCGAGCAATCCTTTCCATTAATTCCTCGGAGTAAAAACCTCTTTCCCGGGCGACCTTCTCAAAGAGCGGGTTCACCTCAACCAGCCGATCGTTGTCCATGATGTTTCTGGTAAAGGCAATGGCAAACAACGGTTCAATTCCAGAGGAGGCACCGCAGATAATACTAATGGTTCCCGTGGGCGCAATGGTGGTGACGGTAGCGTTTCGCATGCCCGCAGCTCCTGGCTGATCGAAGACGCTCCCGGCAAAGTTGGGGAAGCTGCCCCGTAGCTCTGCCAATTTGGTGCTGGCCGCTCGTCCCTCTTGCTGAATGAAGCCCATCACCTTTTCCGCCATCGCAATCCCATCTTCGGAGTCATAGGGAATTCCCAGCTGGATGAGCATATCGGCAAAGCCCATTACCCCTAGACCAATCTTGCGATTGGCCTTGGTCATCTCTTCGATCTCCGGTAGGGGGTAGACATTGGCATCGATTACATTGTCCAAGAAGTGGACCGCGGTGTGAATCACTTCCCGCAGTTTGTCCCATTGCACTTCGCCATCAGCCACAAACTTGTTGAGGTTGATGGACCCTAGATTACAGCTCTCGTAGGGCAGTAGGGGCTGCTCACCGCAGGGATTGGTGGATTCAATTTCTCCCAACTTCGGTGTGGGGTTGTGTTCGTTGATCCGGTCCAGGAAGACAATTCCCGGTTCTCCGTTTTGCCACGCATGGTGTACAATCAGGTCAAAGACATCCCTTGCCGGCAGTTGTCCCATGGGCTCACCGGTGCGGGGGTTAATCAAGTCGTACGTTTCGTCGGCTTCCACTGCCGCCATGAAGCCCTCGGTGATTGCTACGGAGATGTTGAAGTTGGTTATCTCCTCGTTGTCTTGTTTGCACTTAATGAATTCCAGGATATCGGGGTGGTCGACGCGCAAAATCCCCATGTTGGCACCACGACGGGTACCACCTTGTTTCACCGCTTCCGTAGCGGCATTGAAAACCTTGAGGAAAGAAACGGGGCCACTGGCCACTCCGCCGGTGGAGCGCACCACATCATTTTGCGGACGCAGTCGAGAAAAAGAAAATCCCGTGCCCCCGCCGGATTTATGAATCAAGGCGGCATGCTTGACGGCATCAAAGATACCTTCCATGGAATCGGGAATCGGTAGAACAAAGCATGCCGATAATTGCTGTAGATCCCTGCCGGCATTCATTAGGGTCGGGGAGTTGGGTAAGAACTCCAGGTTATCCATAATTTGGTAAAAGCGCCGGCAAAGGTCCTCAACCTCTTGTGGATCGGCGCCATAGTGGGTAGCTTCCACTTCAGCTATGTTCCTGGCGACCCTTTCCAGCATTTGCTCTGGCGTCTCTTGCGTATCGCCGATCTTGGCAAGATACCTGCGTTCAAGAACAGTCCTGGCATTAGGTGTTAGTTCCAAGGAAAATCCCTCCTTACCACTGCTGTTGAGTGGAAAACAGTGGTTTGCATGTTACTTGAGAGATGCTCAGTTGATCTGCGGACCAGGCAACCCATTGGACGGGACAGCTACGTATTGCACCTGGCGTACTGTAAAGCTTCTTGTCACTATTTCGGGTCCGCATTCTAGGCACCCAGTCCTTTTCACTTCTCTTTTCCTCATAATCTCTCCTTTGAGTTAGATCGGGAATTTGGTTCTGCTATGTGCCACTTGATTAGTCAGCCGCTGACCGAGTCTATGCCTAGTCTGCGCTTCTGGCAGCAAGGGATAACTGGCTCGGCGAATCTCCTTGGGGCAAGTTCCGGAGTGACGTGATCTTGGTCCAATTGGCAGTTTGGGAGAAGCGAAAATGAAAACTATTAGCGTCAAGATCATAGCAATGGAATCCCGCGGGGTCAAGGGCGAATACCTCTAAGTTTTCAGGAATATAATCGAAACTAGTGCTGATTCCGACGGAGGTTGGTGAGGACAGATGGAGGGGAAGCTCTCTCTAGTGGGTTCCAAGGCTTTTCACCGCAGAACATTTCTTGGACTTGGCTGCCTTCTGGTGGTCCTGACCTGTCTGGTAGTTTCGCCTCGCTGTGTCCAGGCTCAGGAGAGCTACATCGTGATCAACATTCCCACTTTCACCTTGGCCCTCTATGAAAATAGCACTTTGGTAAGAACCTATCCCATTGCCGTTGGCAATCGATTTTCTCCCTCACGCATCGGCAAGACTGAGATTATTAATAAGGTAGTTAATCCCACCTACTATCCGCCCAACTGGTATGAAAAGGGACTGGAACCTATCCCCCCGGGACCAGACAATCCCGTGGGGACTCGGTGGTTGGGTTTGGGGTTTCCCGGCTATGGGATTCACGGCACCAATGCTCCCGGCTCCATCGGCAAGGACGTTTCCTTAGGGTGTATTCGGATGCACAATGCCGATGTCGAGGAGCTGGCCACCAGGGTAAGGATTGGCACCCCGGTTTACTTTGTCTATGAACCCATTGTGGTCAAGAGAGAGGTGCCCGGTTCTGACTACCTCATTGCCGTCTATCCTGACATCTACCAAAGGGGTGTTATTAGTTTAGAACATGCTTTGGAAATATTAGCCGAGGCCGGCGTGGAAGGCGACATTGATACCGCAGTGTTGGCGGAATTTCTCCACCTGGCCGACGGTAAGGATAAGCCTGTACCCTATCGGACCACCTTACGCTGGAAGGGCCAAGAATTGGGAAGAGCAGTGGTATTGGGGGAAGAAATCTATGTTTTGCCGGAGACTCTTAAGGATATCGTCAATTGGCGTGTGGACTCCTCGGTAGCTGGGGCTTCCCCCGTAGTTTTGCCTACCCGCAGATTGGCGGGACGCAATCATGTATTATCACAGGCTGCGGCTAACCATCTGGGAGCCATTGTTACCGGGGGAAAGGAAGGGGTGGAACTGACCACCATCACTGTAGCCGCAAAGGGTGAAGAGAAGGCTCTTTGGCCCCGGCTGGTTGATCGCGATCTGCTGGTGCCCGTTGAGGCCGCCGCCGCTTTAGTGGGTGCAAACGTGCGGGGTCAAGGTAGATCGCAGTACGGCCGGCTCCAGCGGGTAGCAGCTATGTTAGGAGCCCAGGCCCAGTGGCAGTGGCCCCAGGAAAAGGCGACCATCGCCTTTCCCACCGTCGAGCTGGAAGGCAATATCGTCGGGCATGGCCTGATTGGTTACGGTGAGATCTGGCTGCCTCTGAACCCAATCCGAGCACTATTGCCACAGCTTGAGATGAAGGTTCTTGGTGAGGTGGTTTGGTTGGAGCTTCAAGGGGGTGGGGCTGGATTTGCCGCCTGGAGACGCCAGGAACAGTTATATGTACCCTTCAGCAAAGTTGCCCCTTTGATGACCCACTGGATCTTTGCCTGGGATCCCAACCACAACCGGATCAAGCTTTGGCGGTGGGACAGGTGATTTGCGGTGGGGCCATGGAAAAGAAAGACCCCGGCAATAGGCCGGGGTTTGAGCTTTGGTGGAGAATAGTTTAGTGTTAGAGTAGGATCCCTGCCAGGAGTTTCTGGGTGA includes:
- a CDS encoding vitamin B12-dependent ribonucleotide reductase; this encodes MELTPNARTVLERRYLAKIGDTQETPEQMLERVARNIAEVEATHYGADPQEVEDLCRRFYQIMDNLEFLPNSPTLMNAGRDLQQLSACFVLPIPDSMEGIFDAVKHAALIHKSGGGTGFSFSRLRPQNDVVRSTGGVASGPVSFLKVFNAATEAVKQGGTRRGANMGILRVDHPDILEFIKCKQDNEEITNFNISVAITEGFMAAVEADETYDLINPRTGEPMGQLPARDVFDLIVHHAWQNGEPGIVFLDRINEHNPTPKLGEIESTNPCGEQPLLPYESCNLGSINLNKFVADGEVQWDKLREVIHTAVHFLDNVIDANVYPLPEIEEMTKANRKIGLGVMGFADMLIQLGIPYDSEDGIAMAEKVMGFIQQEGRAASTKLAELRGSFPNFAGSVFDQPGAAGMRNATVTTIAPTGTISIICGASSGIEPLFAIAFTRNIMDNDRLVEVNPLFEKVARERGFYSEELMERIAREGSLAHIEEIPEDVRRVFVTAHDISPEYHVRMQAAFQKYTDNAVSKTVNLPNSATVEDVAKVYWQAYHLHCKGITVYRDGSRSGQVLTVKAPEPQADSADSPGVPTATVRPRPATTWGRTLRIPTAHGNMYVTINEDEYGLCEVFAQTGKSGGDAAANNEAIARLISIGLRAGIPPEELIKQLRGIRSSTPVWFNGGMVLSGPDGIAIALEQYLHWRNTGQEPTKIHTAVDLAAPVGECPDCGGPLRFVEGCSTCHQCGYSKCG
- a CDS encoding L,D-transpeptidase, encoding MINIPTFTLALYENSTLVRTYPIAVGNRFSPSRIGKTEIINKVVNPTYYPPNWYEKGLEPIPPGPDNPVGTRWLGLGFPGYGIHGTNAPGSIGKDVSLGCIRMHNADVEELATRVRIGTPVYFVYEPIVVKREVPGSDYLIAVYPDIYQRGVISLEHALEILAEAGVEGDIDTAVLAEFLHLADGKDKPVPYRTTLRWKGQELGRAVVLGEEIYVLPETLKDIVNWRVDSSVAGASPVVLPTRRLAGRNHVLSQAAANHLGAIVTGGKEGVELTTITVAAKGEEKALWPRLVDRDLLVPVEAAAALVGANVRGQGRSQYGRLQRVAAMLGAQAQWQWPQEKATIAFPTVELEGNIVGHGLIGYGEIWLPLNPIRALLPQLEMKVLGEVVWLELQGGGAGFAAWRRQEQLYVPFSKVAPLMTHWIFAWDPNHNRIKLWRWDR